A section of the Paralichthys olivaceus isolate ysfri-2021 chromosome 16, ASM2471397v2, whole genome shotgun sequence genome encodes:
- the cebpd gene encoding CCAAT/enhancer-binding protein delta, protein MCDIYSLDSHCVSPQCNMSWAMEPANFYECAKLGGPQHGACKPGSRGDGSAEDGTMVELSTAAAIYDDESAIDFSQYIESMTAVPNLELCNDELFLDLFNTVKQEKADFYNLQSSVLPGGIQPQQQPPLSAAYTAERRADGELEKGAFSAPIKQESDWSDSDMSSSLPSQIETCAQTSVSLPTGQPTPPTTPEPASSVSSAKSSPRKMGREKGKKSVDRYSMEYRQRRERNNIAVRKSRDKAKRRNFDMQQKMVELSADNDRLHKTIEQLTRELSGLRDFFKQMPNSSFAALSTSTERR, encoded by the coding sequence ATGTGTGACATATACAGCCTGGACTCCCACTGCGTGTCTCCACAATGCAACATGAGTTGGGCGATGGAGCCTGCTAACTTCTACGAGTGCGCAAAGCTGGGCGGCCCGCAGCACGGGGCGTGCAAGCCGGGCAGCAGGGGCGACGGGTCGGCGGAGGACGGCACCATGGTGGAGCTGAGCACCGCCGCGGCCATATACGACGACGAGAGCGCCATCGACTTCAGCCAGTACATCGAGTCGATGACAGCCGTGCCCAACCTGGAGCTGTGCAACGACGAGCTCTTCCTCGACCTGTTCAACACTGTGAAGCAGGAGAAGGCGGATTTCTACAACCTGCAGAGCTCCGTGCTGCCCGGCGGCAtccagccgcagcagcagccgccGCTGTCAGCCGCGTACACGGCGGAGAGGAGGGCGGACGGCGAGCTGGAGAAGGGGGCGTTCAGCGCGCCCATCAAGCAGGAGTCCGACTGGAGTGACAGCGACATGTCCTCGTCCCTGCCCTCCCAGATCGAAACCTGCGCCCAGACCTCCGTCAGCCTCCCCACGGGGCAGCCCACCCCACCCACGACCCCGGAGCCCGCGTCCTCCGTCAGCTCGGCCAAGTCCTCCCCGAGGAAGATGGGCAGGGAGAAGGGCAAGAAGTCGGTGGACAGGTACAGCATGGAGTACCGACAGAGGCGAGAGAGGAATAACATTGCAGTGAGGAAAAGCAGGGACAAAGCCAAGAGGCGCAACTTTGACATGCAGCAGAAGATGGTCGAACTGAGCGCTGACAACGACAGACTTCACAAAACGATCGAGCAGCTCACCAGGGAGCTCTCCGGGCTCAGAGATTTCTTCAAGCAGATGCCCAACTCCTCTTTCGCGGCTCTGTCCACGAGCACAGAGAGgcggtga